From the genome of Pseudomonas sp. FP453:
TCGCACGCGGGCGAAGTCCGAGCAAGAGGGGATTGTGGTGGATGCCGACGACTTGCACCGCCTGCGGGCGCTGGCAAGCGGCTAAAAAAAGGCTGCGCCCAGGGCACAGCCGGTTGTACTCAGTTGCGACGGCCCAGCAGCAGGCCGACCACCAGGCCGAAGCCTGCGGAAATCGCCACGGTCTGCCAAGGGTGGCCACCGATGTAGGTTTCGGTGGCATCCACCACCGGCTTGCTGCGCTCGCGCACGCTGGACACCGAGTCCAGGGCTTGCTTGAGCTTGATGGCGACCTGTTCGCGCAGGGTTTCACCTTCTTCACCCACCAGCGCGGCGCTGCTTTTCAGCAGTTTGTCCGACTCTTCGATCAACGCCGTCAGTTCACTGAAGGCTTGATCCTTGATTTGTTCCTCGACAGCTTGGGCGGCAGTTTTGCGGGCCATGGGGTGACTCCTTGCAAGTGAATGTGACAGTGAACAATGGAGTGTCGGGCGTCGGCAAAAGTTGCAGTTTTTTTCCCGGCCGGCGCTTTTGCGCTAAATCCGAATCAGGAAAATTCGACCTACAGTGTAAGATGTCGCCTATTTGTGCAGCAGGTAATTCAACATGAGCTTCAATCTGGCCAACAAGACCCTCGCCGAACGCGCCGAGCTGGAAGATGAAAAGTCCCGCCTCTATGACCTGTGGCAAACCAACCTGGGCAAGGCCAAGGGCGAAGCGGCGCGGTTGTTCGGCGAGCGCGCCAAGCGCAAGGGCAAGTGGGCCGAGTGGGTGCGCGCGGAACTCGACGGCATGTCGCCGCCGGAGTTCTCCAACATGGTGCGCAGTGAAGTCAACAAGTTGATGGCGGCGGCCAAGTAAAGCTCGCCACGATCGCCTCACGCACCTTGCGCAACAGCGGGTCCAACTGCGCCTGGGTGCGCCAGCCCAACTCCACCGGGTAACGCGGCAGCGCCAGCGGGCAGGGCAATACCCGCAGGCCGGTCATTTCGGCGATGGCCTGGGCCGCATGCCCGGGAATGGTCGCCACGGCCTGGCTGCCCTTGAGCAGAAACGGCAACGCGGCGAAGTGGCTGGTGGAGGCGCAGACGTGCCGGCTCAACCCTTGCGCTGCCAGCCCCTCATCGGTAATCCCGATAAAGCCGCCGGACGACACCAGCACATGCTCGCGCGTGACAAACTCGTCCAGGTCAATGCTTGCCTGGTCCGAGTCCAGCAGGCAACGATAATCCCCTTCACCCAGCACCTGGCGGCTTAACCGACCCTGGGCAAAACCGCCCGCCGTAATTGCCAGGTCCAGGCTGCGGTCGAGCAGGGCGGCAGCGACGATCTGGCTGTGGGTCTGGCGGAAGATCACCCGCAGCTTGGGGGCCCGCTGTGCGATGGCCGCCATCAGCCGGCGCCCGTAGGCGATCTCGAAGTCATCGGACAGGCCCAGCACCACCGACCGTCCCTCGTATTGCTGGTTATCCGGATTGACCATGGCCAGGCTCTGCCGGCAACGGGCCAGCGCCTCACTGATCACCGGTCTCAACTGGTTGGCCCGCACGGTGGGCGCCAAGCCGCGCCCGGTGCGCACGAACAACGGGTCGCCATATACCACGCGCAAGCGCCGCAGCCCTGCGCTGATGGCCGATTGCGTCACCCCCAGGCGCAACGCCGCGCGGCTGGCGCTGGATTCATCGTGCAGGGCTTCGAAGGTTTTCAGCAGGTTGAGATCGATCTTGTCGATATTCATTTGGCTCATATCATTCAGCACTGAAGTGGGCTTTATTCATGATCGCGGTGAGCGGGAGAATGGGCAACCCCCACCATCCGGAGTGATCGAGATGCCTGTTTCCACAGTAGCGGCCCTGCAAATCGGAGCCTTGCCCGGCGGCAAGGATGAAACCCTGGCGCAAATCCTCGGCTATGAAGACGAGATCCTGCGCAGCGGCGCGCAACTGGTGGTGATGCCCGAGGCGTTGCTCGGTGGTTATCCCAAAGGCGAAGGGTTTGGCACGCAACTAGGTTATCGCCTGGCGGAAGGTCGTGACGCCTTTGCGCGGTATTTTGCCAACGCGGTGGATGTGCCGGGCGCCGAGACCCAGGCACTGGCCGGCCTGTCGGCACGCACCGGTGCCAGCCTGGTGATTGGCGTGATCGAGCGCAGTGGCAGCACGCTGTATTGCACCGTGTTGTATTTCGAGCCCACGGGCGGCCTGGTGGCCAAGCACCGCAAACTCATGCCCACCGGCACCGAACGGCTGATCTGGGGCAAGGGCGACGGCTCGACCTTGCCCGTGCTCGACAGCGCAGTTGGGCGCATCGGCGGCGCGGTGTGCTGGGAAAACATGATGCCGCTGCTGCGCACGGCGATGTACGCCAAGGGCGTCGAGGTGTGGTGTGCACCCACGGTGGACGAGCGCGAGATGTGGCAGGTGAGCATGCGCCATGTGGCCCATGAAGGGCGCTGTTTTGTAGTGAGCGCGTGCCAGGTGCAGGCGTCGCCCGCGGCGCTCGGCGTGGAGATCGCCAACTGGCCGGCGCAGCGTCCGTTGATTGCCGGTGGCAGCGTGATTGTCGGGCCGATGGGCGATATTCTGGCGGGGCCGCTGGTGGGCGAGGCGGGGTTGCTGACGGCGCAGATCGACACCGATGAATTGGTGCGGGCGCGGTATGACTATGACGTGGTGGGGCACTACGCCCGGCCGGATGTGTTCGAGTTGGTTGTAGATGAACGCGCCAAACCGGGCGTGCGCTATATCACTGACTGAAACAGAGATTAAAAAAGTGGGAGCTGGCTTGCCTGCGATAGCGGTGTATCGGCCAAGGATGTGCAAGCTGACACACCGCTATCGCAGGCAAGCCAGCTCCCACATTGGATTTTTATTGGCTGGGGGATTTGGATTCCAGCCATTGCTCGCGGGTCATCTCCCAAATGTCCCGCGGGAAGGTGCCTTCAACAAACTGCCCTTCATCCGTCCTGATAAGCCGCATCCCCTCACGCTCGGAAATCCGCCGCGACCCCAGGTTCGGCGCCGCCTTCGGCACCCGCAACAGCGGCCGCTCCAGCACGCCAAACCAATAGTCGGTCACCGCCGCACTGGCTTCGCTCATCAGGCCTTGCCCCTGCCACTGCGGGCCAAGCCAGAAGCCCCGATGGTTATCCACTTCATCCATCAGGCTGACATTGCCGATCAACTGCTCCGGCGCGCTTTTCAGGCGGATCGACCAGTGCCATTCCTCGCCCCGGGCCATGGCGGGCAGGGCGACGTGTTGCAGGTAGTCGAGGGCACCATCGGCCGGGTAGGGCCAGGGCACCAGGGCGTTGAGGTAACGCACCACTTCCCAGTGGGGGAACTGCTGCTGGATGCCCGCGGCGTCGTCCAGGGTCAGCGGGCGCAGGATCAGGCGTTCGGTGAACAAGGTGGGTTGCATGGCAGTTACCAGGTGGCGGTGTTCGGCAGGTCCAGGGTGCCACGGTCGACAAAGCGCAGGGTGCCAAACAGGCCGCCCGCCAGTTTGCCCCGCAGCACGTAGGGCAGGTTGTTCAGGCTTTGGGTCTGGCTCAGGCCCAGGGTCTGGCGCAACACGGAAAATGCGGAAACGCTGACAGGAACCAGCAGGACGGTTTCGGAAAAACGCGCGATGCTCCCGGTCTGGTCACTCACGCCCGACGCCAGCGGGCGCCCGTTGACCTCCAGGTCCAGGGCCACGCCGGTGTAGTCGATTGCCGTTTCATTGGGGTTCTGTACCCGCAATTTCACGGCAAAGCGCACTTCCAGGTCCTGGCTTTGCAGGGGCTCGATGCCCACCACATTGATATTCACCGGGTCACGGTTGGGGAACAGCGCGCAGGCGCTCAGGGTCAGCAGCAGTAACGATAGAACCATGAGCTTGCGCATAAAACCTGTTCCTTATTTCGTGGCGTCCGGGTCCTGCATCACTTTGAGGGTAGAGGACTCTGGATCAAATTCATCTTCGTGCAGTTCTATGAACTCTTCCGGCAGGAAAATGTTCAGCAGGATTGCACAGAATGCGCCCACGGTGATCGGCGATTCGAAGATGTTGTGCAGCGCCTTGGGCAGGTCGCGCAGCACTTCCGGCACGGCGGCGACGCCCAGGCCCATGCCCAGGGAGATCGCCACGATCAGCACGTTGCGCCGGTGCAGGCCGGCTTCGGCGAGGATCTTGATCCCGGCCACCGCGACGGTGCCGAACATGATCAGGGTGGCACCACCGAGTACCGGCTTGGGCATCAATTGCAGCACCGCGCCAATCATCGGGAACAGCCCCAGCAGCACCAGCAGGCCGGCGATAAAGTAGGCGACGTAGCGGCTGGCCACGCCGGTCAGCTGGATCACGCCGTTGTTCTGGGCGAAGGTGACCATCGGCAAACTGTTGAAGGTGGCGGCCATCGCCGAGTTCAGGCCGTCGGCCAACAGGCCCGACTTGATGCGCTTGATATACAGCGGGCCCTTGACCGGCTGCTGGGAAATCATCGAGTTGGCCGTCAGATCACCGGCCGCTTCCAACGGCGAAATCAGGAAGATCACTGCCACCGGGATAAACGCTACCCAGTCGAACGAAAACCCGTACTTGAACGGCACCGGCACGCTGATCAACGGCACGTGCGGCAATGCCGCCATGTCCACGCGGCCCATCATCCAGGCCACCACAAAGCCCAGGGTCAGGCCGATGACGATGGAGCCCAGGCGCAGGAACGGATTGCTGAAGCGGTTGAGGACCACGATGGTCAGCAGCACCAGGGCCGCGAGGCCCATGTTGCCGGCCGCACCCAGGTCGCTGGCGCCATAGCCGCCGGCCATGTCGGTGACCGCGACCTTGATCAGTGACAAGCCCATCAGGGTAATGATGGTGCCGGTGACCACCGGGGTGATCAGCATGCGCAGCTGGCCGATGAACTGGCTCAGCACCACTTCGATAAACGCGGCGAAAAAGCAGATGCCAAAGATCGTCGACAGGATCTCATCGGTGCCCCCGCCCCGGGCCTTGACCATGAACCCGGCGCTGAGGATCACGCTGATAAACGAAAAACTGGTGCCTTGCAGGCACAACAGCCCCGAACCAATCGGCCCGAACTTGCGCGCCTGCACAAAGGTGCCCAGCCCCGACACAAACAGCGCCATGCTCACCAGGTAGGGCACTTCGCTTTCCAGGCCCAGCACACCGCCGACGATCAGGGTGGGCGTGATGATGCCGACAAAACTGGCCAGCACGTGCTGCAACGCGGCAAAAATCGCGGCGGCAAAGTGCGGGCGGTCTTCCAGGCCGTAGATCAGGTCGGATTTATAACGGGGGCGGGGGGCTTGAGCGTCAGACAAAATGCGGGCTCGGGTCAGAAAATGGAGGCGCAGGATGCCAGAAACTGCCTAGCGTCAGAAGTGTAAAAAAATATTTATAAACACCCTGCATAAATCTGCCGAGCCTGCCGATACCTCGTATAGGCCCACATTCCAACCATAACAGTGGTGACCAAAGGTCCGTACGGCGCGTTGACGCTGGCTGATCGTTTCGCGGCAGGGACGCTCGCAAACACTACTTCTGAGAGCACCCCCCCTATGTCACTTCGTCAGCTGAATATCGCCCCACGCGCGTTTCTCGGTTTCGCCTTCATTGCGTTGCTAGTGATTTTATTAGGGGTGTTTGCGGTCAACCGCATGACGCAGATACGCCAGTCTTCGGTGGACATGAGCGCCACGCAGCTACCCAGCGTCACGTCCCTGGGCATCATCACGGAAAACGTGCTGCGCCTGCGCATCCTGTCGTTTCGCGTGCTGGTCAACCGCGAGCCGGCCGCTTTGCAAGAAGCTGAAACCCGCATGAGCGCGCTGGGCGACAAGGTCAAGGCGGCCCAGGCCAGCTACGCGGCGCTGCCCGCCGGCCCCGAGGAAGCCGCGCTGTACAAAACCTTCGTCACCACCCTGGACAACTACTTCAAGGCCCAGGCCGAAATGCTGGTTTTGTCCAAGCAAGGCAAGGTCGAGGACGTGCGCCTGTTGATCAATACGCGGATCAAGGACGGCACTGACCTGATGGGCGAGCAGTTGAACAAACTGATCGCTATCAACGCGGCCGACGCCAAGGATGCTGACGCTGAAGCCGAGCACAGTTATCAGGGCGCTATCACCGGGGTGATTGCCGTGTCGGTGGTTGCCGCCGTGCTCACGGTGTTGCTGGCCTGGCTGCTGACCCGCAGCATCGTCACGCCCTTGCGCAAAGCCGTGGAAGTGGCCGAAACCATCGCCAGTGGCAACCTGAGCAAAGTCATCGAAGACGATGGCAAGGACGAGCCGGCGCGCCTGCTCAGCGCCCTGGGCACCATGCAGGCCAACCTGCGCCAGACCATCCAGCACATCGCCGGCTCGGCCACCCAGCTGGCCTCTGCGGCAGAAGAACTGAGCGCGGTCACCGAAGAGGCGTCCAAAGGCCTGCAACAACAGAACAACGAAATCGACCAGGCCGCCACGGCGGTCAACGAGATGACGGCGGCGGTGGAAGAAGTGGCGCGCAATGCGGTGTCCACCTCCGAGGCCTCCAGCCAGTCCAACCAGGCGGCGCGTGAAGGCCGCGACCGTGTGGTGGAAACCGTCGGCGCGATCCAGACCATGACCCAGGATGTGCAAAACACCTCCGTGTTGATCGAAGGCCTGGCCACCCAAGGCCGTGATATCGGCAAGGTGCTCGACGTGATCCGCGCGATTGCCGAACAGACCAACCTGCTGGCGCTCAACGCCGCCATCGAAGCGGCGCGTGCCGGAGAAGCCGGGCGCGGTTTTGCGGTGGTGGCCGACGAG
Proteins encoded in this window:
- a CDS encoding LEA type 2 family protein — translated: MRKLMVLSLLLLTLSACALFPNRDPVNINVVGIEPLQSQDLEVRFAVKLRVQNPNETAIDYTGVALDLEVNGRPLASGVSDQTGSIARFSETVLLVPVSVSAFSVLRQTLGLSQTQSLNNLPYVLRGKLAGGLFGTLRFVDRGTLDLPNTATW
- a CDS encoding YqjD family protein, whose protein sequence is MARKTAAQAVEEQIKDQAFSELTALIEESDKLLKSSAALVGEEGETLREQVAIKLKQALDSVSSVRERSKPVVDATETYIGGHPWQTVAISAGFGLVVGLLLGRRN
- a CDS encoding methyl-accepting chemotaxis protein, whose amino-acid sequence is MSLRQLNIAPRAFLGFAFIALLVILLGVFAVNRMTQIRQSSVDMSATQLPSVTSLGIITENVLRLRILSFRVLVNREPAALQEAETRMSALGDKVKAAQASYAALPAGPEEAALYKTFVTTLDNYFKAQAEMLVLSKQGKVEDVRLLINTRIKDGTDLMGEQLNKLIAINAADAKDADAEAEHSYQGAITGVIAVSVVAAVLTVLLAWLLTRSIVTPLRKAVEVAETIASGNLSKVIEDDGKDEPARLLSALGTMQANLRQTIQHIAGSATQLASAAEELSAVTEEASKGLQQQNNEIDQAATAVNEMTAAVEEVARNAVSTSEASSQSNQAAREGRDRVVETVGAIQTMTQDVQNTSVLIEGLATQGRDIGKVLDVIRAIAEQTNLLALNAAIEAARAGEAGRGFAVVADEVRALAHRTAQSTQEIEKMVAGIQNGTGEAVQSMQQSNQRTQTTLEMARAAGVALEQITQSISLINERNLVIASASEEQAQVSREVDRNLVNIRDLATQSAAGANQTSAASHELSRLAVDLNGMVARFVI
- a CDS encoding nucleobase:cation symporter-2 family protein; the protein is MSDAQAPRPRYKSDLIYGLEDRPHFAAAIFAALQHVLASFVGIITPTLIVGGVLGLESEVPYLVSMALFVSGLGTFVQARKFGPIGSGLLCLQGTSFSFISVILSAGFMVKARGGGTDEILSTIFGICFFAAFIEVVLSQFIGQLRMLITPVVTGTIITLMGLSLIKVAVTDMAGGYGASDLGAAGNMGLAALVLLTIVVLNRFSNPFLRLGSIVIGLTLGFVVAWMMGRVDMAALPHVPLISVPVPFKYGFSFDWVAFIPVAVIFLISPLEAAGDLTANSMISQQPVKGPLYIKRIKSGLLADGLNSAMAATFNSLPMVTFAQNNGVIQLTGVASRYVAYFIAGLLVLLGLFPMIGAVLQLMPKPVLGGATLIMFGTVAVAGIKILAEAGLHRRNVLIVAISLGMGLGVAAVPEVLRDLPKALHNIFESPITVGAFCAILLNIFLPEEFIELHEDEFDPESSTLKVMQDPDATK
- a CDS encoding carbon-nitrogen hydrolase family protein — protein: MPVSTVAALQIGALPGGKDETLAQILGYEDEILRSGAQLVVMPEALLGGYPKGEGFGTQLGYRLAEGRDAFARYFANAVDVPGAETQALAGLSARTGASLVIGVIERSGSTLYCTVLYFEPTGGLVAKHRKLMPTGTERLIWGKGDGSTLPVLDSAVGRIGGAVCWENMMPLLRTAMYAKGVEVWCAPTVDEREMWQVSMRHVAHEGRCFVVSACQVQASPAALGVEIANWPAQRPLIAGGSVIVGPMGDILAGPLVGEAGLLTAQIDTDELVRARYDYDVVGHYARPDVFELVVDERAKPGVRYITD
- a CDS encoding LysR family transcriptional regulator; translated protein: MNIDKIDLNLLKTFEALHDESSASRAALRLGVTQSAISAGLRRLRVVYGDPLFVRTGRGLAPTVRANQLRPVISEALARCRQSLAMVNPDNQQYEGRSVVLGLSDDFEIAYGRRLMAAIAQRAPKLRVIFRQTHSQIVAAALLDRSLDLAITAGGFAQGRLSRQVLGEGDYRCLLDSDQASIDLDEFVTREHVLVSSGGFIGITDEGLAAQGLSRHVCASTSHFAALPFLLKGSQAVATIPGHAAQAIAEMTGLRVLPCPLALPRYPVELGWRTQAQLDPLLRKVREAIVASFTWPPPSTC
- a CDS encoding GNAT family N-acetyltransferase; translated protein: MQPTLFTERLILRPLTLDDAAGIQQQFPHWEVVRYLNALVPWPYPADGALDYLQHVALPAMARGEEWHWSIRLKSAPEQLIGNVSLMDEVDNHRGFWLGPQWQGQGLMSEASAAVTDYWFGVLERPLLRVPKAAPNLGSRRISEREGMRLIRTDEGQFVEGTFPRDIWEMTREQWLESKSPSQ